The following coding sequences are from one Ooceraea biroi isolate clonal line C1 chromosome 5, Obir_v5.4, whole genome shotgun sequence window:
- the LOC105285214 gene encoding serine/threonine-protein kinase meng-po: protein MKLHEKKESGIHKVQEVPLEELDLAKEYNVEKTLGEGSFAKVLLATHRATQTRVVLKAVHQELTTEKDFFREFHYSYHLSPHPNILSSYAVAFSAEKCFVFAQEYASYGDLAGNVKAGGLSEDACKRIASQLASALDFIHSKQLAHRDIKLENVLVFAQDMSKVKLCDFGCTRREGTLVNKIRCTWVPFQPPEIHEIIKNERYACKRSSDCWQFGIVLFVCLTGNPPWQSADPIQDPDYSAFQRWLKRRTTKIPPTFRRFTPRLLRYFRRAFEHKPEKRPHVTEINKYLKDSWCISKISHSATSTSVDVSESFARRGDSLLYLDTILDDRHHVDENKNKLRKLLNSYGLETTVDQKVVTERIWEWVMQCDSNMDSESSLIGGFSTEDM, encoded by the coding sequence ATGAAGCTGCATGAGAAGAAAGAGTCAGGCATCCACAAGGTGCAAGAGGTGCCTTTGGAGGAGCTGGACCTCGCGAAGGAGTACAATGTAGAGAAAACCCTAGGCGAGGGTAGCTTCGCGAAAGTATTGCTGGCGACGCACAGAGCCACGCAAACGAGGGTGGTCCTAAAGGCGGTCCATCAGGAACTCACAACGGAGAAGGACTTCTTCCGGGAGTTTCACTATTCGTACCATCTGAGCCCGCATCCCAATATACTCAGCTCATACGCCGTCGCTTTCAGTGCGGAGAAGTGCTTCGTGTTTGCGCAGGAGTACGCGTCGTACGGCGACCTCGCCGGCAATGTGAAGGCCGGCGGACTCAGCGAGGACGCTTGTAAGAGGATCGCCAGCCAGCTCGCCTCCGCCCTCGACTTCATCCACTCGAAGCAGCTAGCGCACCGTGACATCAAGCTGGAGAACGTGCTAGTGTTCGCGCAGGACATGAGCAAGGTGAAGCTGTGCGACTTTGGCTGCACGAGACGCGAAGGCACTCTCGTGAACAAGATCCGGTGCACGTGGGTGCCGTTCCAGCCGCCTGAGATTCACGAGATCATCAAGAACGAGAGGTACGCGTGCAAGAGGAGCTCGGACTGCTGGCAATTCGGCATCGTCCTCTTCGTTTGCTTGACCGGCAATCCGCCGTGGCAGAGCGCCGACCCGATCCAGGACCCGGACTATTCGGCGTTCCAGCGCTGGTTGAAACGGCGCACCACCAAGATCCCGCCTACCTTCCGACGGTTCACACCTCGTCTGCTACGTTACTTCAGACGAGCGTTCGAGCACAAGCCTGAGAAGAGGCCGCACGTGACTGAGATCAACAAGTACCTGAAGGACTCATGGTGCATCAGCAAGATCAGCCATAGTGCAACATCGACGTCGGTCGACGTGAGCGAGAGCTTCGCCAGGAGGGGCGACAGCTTGCTCTATCTCGACACGATCCTGGACGACCGACACCACGTGGACGAGAACAAGAACAAGCTGAGGAAGTTGCTCAACAGCTATGGCCTGGAGACCACGGTGGACCAGAAGGTCGTCACCGAGAGGATATGGGAGTGGGTGATGCAGTGCGACTCCAACATGGATTCGGAGTCGAGCTTGATCGGCGGCTTCAGCACGGAGGACATGTGA
- the LOC105285216 gene encoding uncharacterized protein LOC105285216, with protein MIEFLVLFLAVYGTLVPYNDAAGVGRLPGTENLNEKAIPLSRLSATETSRPSSPPPGNKNLAERAQVAGLTQTM; from the exons ATGATCGAG TTTCTAGTACTGTTCCTTGCTGTTTACGGGACGCTGGTGCCGTATAATGATGCGGCGGGAGTCGGCAGGTTGCCCGGTACAGAAAATCTCAACGAAAAGGCGATCCCGTTATCTCGCTTATCCGCTACGGAAACGAGTAGGCcatcatcaccaccaccaGGGAATAAAAATCTGGCGGAAAGAGCTCAGGTAGCTGGACTGACTCAGACTATGTAG